A single window of Pseudarthrobacter defluvii DNA harbors:
- a CDS encoding three-helix bundle dimerization domain-containing protein: MDRPRQPRAFVPVLVEHAARDRLSR; this comes from the coding sequence GTGGACCGCCCGCGGCAGCCGCGCGCGTTCGTACCGGTCCTGGTTGAACACGCGGCCAGGGACCGCCTCTCGCGCTGA
- a CDS encoding glycosyltransferase family 9 protein, producing the protein MTGAETAQQLADTIPADGKPELLVLRALKLGDLLVAVPALKGIRRAFPEHRLRYAAQGWLSEALGLVGGYELLPTHGLDEPLALEPGVVDVAINLHGSGPESQGRIDALKARHTVGHRGAHRNGPPWRPELHERERWVRLVEWHGIEADPLDVQLNTPHVPSPVPGATVLHVGAAYGSRLWPAERFAAVAAALADAGHQVVFTGGTSERERAEEVCRLAGLPGTAVLAGVLGLGEFAATIAAARLVVSADTGAAHLASAYGTPSVVLFGPAPPEIWGPPPGPHVVLTRAELRRGDTFAAQPDPALLAVQVSDVMAAVRGLGLF; encoded by the coding sequence ATGACCGGCGCCGAAACTGCGCAGCAGCTTGCCGATACGATCCCTGCCGACGGGAAGCCGGAGCTCCTGGTCCTGCGCGCCCTGAAGCTGGGTGATCTGCTGGTGGCCGTGCCGGCCCTGAAAGGCATCCGGCGGGCCTTTCCCGAGCACCGGCTGCGCTACGCGGCACAAGGCTGGCTGTCCGAAGCCTTGGGGCTCGTCGGCGGCTACGAACTGCTGCCCACGCACGGCCTGGACGAGCCGCTGGCGCTGGAACCGGGCGTGGTGGACGTGGCCATCAACCTGCACGGCAGCGGTCCCGAAAGCCAGGGGCGGATTGACGCACTCAAGGCCCGGCACACCGTGGGCCACCGAGGCGCCCACCGGAATGGCCCGCCGTGGCGCCCCGAACTGCACGAGCGTGAACGCTGGGTAAGGCTTGTGGAATGGCACGGCATCGAGGCGGACCCGCTGGACGTGCAGCTGAACACGCCGCATGTGCCAAGCCCTGTCCCCGGCGCCACGGTCCTTCATGTGGGGGCGGCATACGGCAGCAGGCTGTGGCCGGCGGAGCGCTTTGCTGCGGTGGCAGCAGCGCTCGCAGACGCCGGACACCAGGTGGTCTTCACCGGGGGCACCTCCGAACGGGAACGGGCTGAGGAAGTGTGCCGCCTCGCAGGGCTTCCGGGCACCGCCGTCCTTGCCGGCGTACTGGGCCTTGGCGAGTTCGCTGCCACTATCGCCGCCGCACGCCTGGTGGTCTCGGCCGATACGGGGGCGGCGCATTTGGCGTCCGCGTACGGCACCCCCTCCGTGGTGCTTTTCGGCCCGGCCCCGCCGGAGATCTGGGGTCCGCCGCCGGGGCCACACGTGGTCCTTACCCGCGCGGAACTCCGGCGTGGGGACACGTTCGCGGCGCAGCCCGATCCTGCCCTGCTCGCCGTCCAGGTGTCCGACGTCATGGCTGCCGTCAGGGGGCTGGGGCTCTTCTAG
- a CDS encoding glycosyltransferase family 9 protein: MEQLTAEFGGAGQVGVGVGPVLEKFEAVSRIVVLRGGGLGDLIFAIPAMAALKAAYPAATITLLGTPIHKALMEALKSPVDEVVVLPFAEGVRPGEEDPEELERFFAQMRSRKFDLAVQVHGGGRYSNPFLLRLGARHTVGTRTPDAASLERTVPYLYYQHEPLRALEVAGFAGAFPVDLEARLAPAGGGSAPEAADGDAGQPLVVIHPGATDPRRRWPVDKFAELAAACAADGSRVVIVGDSSEQDLAEGIARQAGSAAVQSVAGALDMAGLVALLAKADVVVANDSGPRHLAQALGVPTVGIFWAGNVINAGALGRSLHRVHASWVTSCPTCGIDVTQVGWTAPRCSHDDSVVAGIGVAEVYEDVRSLTATQFERQDA, translated from the coding sequence TTGGAACAACTCACCGCAGAGTTCGGCGGTGCCGGACAGGTGGGCGTGGGTGTCGGTCCCGTGCTGGAGAAGTTCGAGGCCGTCTCCAGGATCGTCGTCCTGCGCGGCGGCGGACTGGGGGACCTGATCTTCGCCATCCCGGCAATGGCTGCGCTGAAGGCGGCCTACCCTGCGGCCACCATCACCCTGCTCGGCACGCCGATCCACAAGGCGCTGATGGAGGCCCTGAAGAGCCCCGTCGACGAAGTGGTGGTCCTGCCCTTCGCAGAGGGAGTCCGGCCCGGGGAAGAGGATCCGGAGGAACTGGAACGGTTCTTTGCGCAGATGCGCAGCCGGAAATTCGACCTCGCCGTCCAGGTTCACGGCGGCGGGCGGTATTCGAATCCCTTCCTGCTCCGGCTGGGGGCCCGTCACACGGTGGGCACCAGGACACCGGACGCTGCCAGCCTGGAACGCACTGTTCCCTACCTCTACTACCAGCACGAACCGTTAAGGGCGCTGGAGGTGGCGGGGTTCGCCGGCGCCTTCCCCGTCGACCTCGAGGCGCGGCTGGCACCTGCCGGAGGCGGATCCGCCCCGGAAGCTGCCGACGGCGACGCCGGCCAGCCCCTGGTGGTGATCCACCCCGGCGCCACCGATCCCCGCCGTCGTTGGCCCGTCGACAAGTTCGCCGAACTCGCTGCCGCGTGCGCTGCCGACGGGTCCCGGGTGGTCATCGTTGGGGACAGCAGCGAGCAGGACCTGGCGGAGGGAATAGCCCGGCAGGCGGGTTCAGCGGCCGTCCAATCCGTGGCCGGCGCCCTTGACATGGCAGGGCTGGTGGCCTTGTTGGCGAAAGCTGATGTTGTTGTGGCCAATGACAGCGGCCCCCGCCACCTTGCGCAGGCGCTCGGCGTGCCCACGGTCGGGATCTTCTGGGCGGGCAACGTGATCAACGCCGGCGCGCTGGGCAGAAGCCTTCACCGCGTGCACGCCTCCTGGGTGACAAGCTGCCCCACATGCGGCATCGATGTGACCCAGGTGGGCTGGACGGCACCGCGCTGCTCCCATGACGACTCGGTGGTGGCAGGGATTGGGGTTGCCGAGGTGTACGAGGACGTCCGCAGCCTCACCGCCACGCAATTCGAGAGGCAGGACGCATGA
- a CDS encoding DUF4193 domain-containing protein, translating to MATDYDELRSDVKESQDNSLEQLQSANAPDARSVVQELDEADGLDGAGVPGGEFVAEELVVQVIPQAEDEFTCYSCFLVRHRSQIARQKDGHSYCTECEG from the coding sequence GTGGCAACCGATTACGATGAACTGCGTTCCGACGTCAAGGAATCGCAGGACAACTCACTCGAGCAGCTCCAGTCAGCCAATGCTCCCGACGCCCGCAGTGTTGTGCAGGAGTTGGACGAGGCTGACGGGCTGGACGGCGCCGGCGTCCCTGGCGGCGAATTCGTCGCTGAGGAGCTCGTAGTCCAGGTCATCCCGCAGGCTGAGGACGAGTTCACCTGCTACTCCTGCTTCCTGGTCCGCCACCGGTCCCAGATTGCCCGGCAAAAAGACGGCCACAGCTACTGCACCGAGTGCGAAGGCTAG
- a CDS encoding M50 family metallopeptidase, producing MDSPASFWSAFNAAFTQTNVPPVTWVEMLLSLAAAVVLSIPRGSWRYFGLLATATHELGHAFAAVTSGQRLSGIRLRLDHSGTTTTYSRSRLAAAWSCFWGYPVPAMVGAAFVWCGLSGWGPAAMAASALVLAASLIFLRNLAGFAITTAAIAGAAALAFLAPGSVVGHVSVILGLALLVAGVRDLLKLTNVHLRRRDRLTSSDAYLLYRATSVPSGIWIALFTLLVAGAWLAAWQAISVILL from the coding sequence GTGGACAGCCCCGCCAGCTTTTGGAGCGCGTTCAACGCCGCCTTCACCCAAACGAACGTACCTCCCGTCACGTGGGTTGAGATGCTCCTGTCCCTGGCGGCCGCCGTCGTCCTCTCCATCCCGCGCGGCAGCTGGCGTTACTTCGGGCTCCTCGCCACCGCAACGCACGAACTGGGCCACGCGTTTGCCGCCGTCACCTCAGGACAGCGGCTGTCAGGTATCCGGCTCCGGCTTGACCATTCCGGAACCACCACCACCTACAGCCGGAGCAGGCTGGCTGCAGCATGGTCGTGTTTTTGGGGCTACCCGGTGCCTGCAATGGTTGGTGCCGCCTTCGTCTGGTGCGGGCTCAGCGGCTGGGGTCCCGCCGCCATGGCCGCCAGTGCGCTGGTCCTGGCAGCATCCCTGATTTTCCTTCGCAACCTGGCCGGGTTCGCCATCACCACCGCCGCCATCGCCGGCGCGGCCGCATTGGCCTTCCTTGCTCCCGGTTCCGTGGTGGGCCACGTGTCCGTCATCCTCGGCCTGGCACTGCTGGTGGCCGGCGTCCGGGACCTGCTCAAACTCACCAATGTGCACCTCCGCCGTCGGGACCGCCTTACCAGCTCCGACGCCTACCTCCTGTACCGCGCCACCTCGGTCCCGTCCGGCATCTGGATCGCCCTGTTCACACTCCTCGTGGCCGGGGCCTGGTTGGCGGCGTGGCAGGCAATCTCGGTAATCCTGCTGTAA